From the Thermococcus guaymasensis DSM 11113 genome, one window contains:
- a CDS encoding 30S ribosomal protein S3, whose product MAIERYFIKEGVKEMLIDEYLEKELRRAGYGGLDIKKTPLGTKVIIFAARPGYVIGRGGRKIRELTRILERQFGLENPQVEVEEIKNPYLNAKVQAVRLAQALERGIHFRRAAYSAIRAIMMNGARGVEIRLSGKLTGERAKSVRFYQGYLAKVGNPAETLVSRGYAQALLKLGVIGVKVSIMPPDARLPDEIEIKDIVEEEVSANEAQ is encoded by the coding sequence TTGGCGATCGAGAGGTATTTCATCAAGGAAGGCGTTAAGGAGATGCTCATCGACGAGTACCTTGAGAAGGAACTTAGGAGGGCCGGTTACGGCGGCCTTGACATAAAGAAGACCCCCCTTGGAACCAAGGTCATAATCTTCGCGGCAAGGCCCGGCTACGTCATCGGAAGGGGCGGCAGGAAGATAAGGGAGCTCACCAGAATCCTTGAGAGGCAGTTCGGCCTTGAGAATCCCCAGGTTGAGGTCGAGGAGATCAAGAACCCCTACCTCAACGCCAAGGTTCAGGCGGTCAGGCTTGCCCAGGCCCTGGAGAGGGGAATTCACTTCAGGAGGGCAGCGTACTCTGCAATCAGGGCAATTATGATGAACGGAGCGAGGGGCGTTGAGATCAGGCTCAGTGGAAAGCTCACCGGTGAAAGAGCTAAAAGCGTCAGGTTTTATCAGGGCTACCTTGCCAAGGTCGGAAACCCTGCCGAGACCCTCGTTAGCAGAGGATACGCTCAGGCGCTCCTCAAGCTCGGTGTCATAGGTGTTAAGGTCTCAATCATGCCGCCCGATGCAAGGTTGCCTGACGAGATCGAGATTAAGGACATCGTTGAGGAAGAGGTGAGCGCCAATGAAGCCCAGTGA